Proteins from a single region of Rhodopirellula halodulae:
- a CDS encoding pyruvate carboxylase: MDAPMTEAATRSKPAENIRSVRKLLAANRSEIATRVFRSAHELGIRTVAIYSHEDRYALHRFKADEAYQIGSPGEPIRSYLNIDAIVALCLQHDIDAVHPGYGFLSENPEFAKALTDAGILFVGPSEQSLRDLGDKTSARRLAEIAGVPVLGGTAQSVTSVEEASEAADKLGYPIMLKAAKGGGGRGMRVVMTPDELASSLEAAQREAKTAFGSDEVFLERFVQRARHLEVQLLGDRHGNLVHLYERDCSVQRRHQKVVELAPAPNLSPEMREAICQAALNIGRAVGQDSGGYENAGTVEFLLDVDKDEFYFIEVNPRIQVEHTVTEEVTGIDIVRNQILVAQGHQLHDDEVGLPPQEDIRTMGFAMQCRITTEDPAAEFRPDYGRISHYRSAAGLGVRLDAGTAFSGAVVNPFYDSMLVKVTARAPSLAAAARRMDRCLHEFRIRGVKTNIPFLTRLVNHPTFLAGEATTRLIDTTPELFRLPKRRDRATKLLTFLGETIVNGNSLVTGRPPAVRREPAPVPEIPTSTKPPRGTADIFREEGVDGLVQWIKQQKGLLLTDTTMRDAHQSLLATRVRTDDMLRIAPAYAHLASQLFSLEMWGGATFDTSMRFLKESPWQRLADLRAAVPNVLTQMLLRASNAVGYTNYPDNVVRLFVREAVQAGMDVFRVFDALNWEENMRVAMEAVIEEGGICEASICYTGDLQDPGRTKYGLNYYVDLAKKLQAGGAHLIAIKDMAGLLKPAAAVKLLRALRDEVDLPIHLHTHDTAGIQASTLMAAAGEGLQIADAALAPMSGGTSQVNLNTLVEALRFTDRESSLESESLTKLATYWQAAREFYKPFESDVLPATGDLYDHEMPGGQYTNLFQQARALGLADQWAGVCRAYADVNRLFGDIVKVTPTSKAVGDMALFLVANEMSAEEVLTTDKALAFPASVLDLIGGRMGQPPGGFPEPVMNKILGDQAPVLERPGASMPPADLEAAKAQAAELTQEAPSDRDAVTYLLYPKVFEEYAEHRNKYGDVAALPTPNFFYGQEPGDEIAVDIEPGKRLIVKYLATGQPYPDGTRTVFFELNGQPREVAVVDRSLDVDVKAAVKADPSDSTHVAASMPGMVITVAASEGEKVKAGQKLLVLEAMKMETTINAPADGVLAKVHTPPGTQVEAGDLLAVVE; the protein is encoded by the coding sequence ATGGATGCCCCAATGACCGAAGCTGCCACTCGCTCAAAGCCTGCCGAAAACATTCGTTCCGTTCGCAAACTTTTGGCGGCCAACCGAAGCGAAATCGCAACGCGAGTGTTTCGTTCGGCGCACGAATTGGGTATTCGGACCGTCGCGATTTACTCGCACGAGGACCGCTATGCGCTGCACCGCTTCAAAGCGGACGAGGCCTATCAGATCGGTTCGCCCGGCGAGCCCATTCGGTCTTACCTGAACATCGATGCGATTGTCGCGTTGTGTTTGCAGCACGACATCGATGCGGTTCATCCGGGGTATGGATTTCTATCCGAGAACCCTGAATTTGCGAAAGCGTTGACCGATGCGGGGATTTTGTTTGTTGGCCCCAGCGAGCAAAGCCTGCGTGATTTGGGTGACAAAACGAGTGCCAGGCGGCTGGCGGAGATCGCGGGCGTTCCCGTTTTGGGCGGCACGGCTCAATCGGTCACGTCGGTGGAGGAGGCATCCGAAGCGGCCGACAAACTCGGCTATCCAATCATGTTGAAAGCTGCGAAGGGTGGCGGTGGGCGCGGGATGCGGGTGGTGATGACACCGGATGAGTTGGCGTCGTCATTAGAAGCGGCTCAGCGGGAAGCCAAAACCGCCTTTGGTAGCGACGAGGTGTTCTTGGAGCGATTTGTCCAGCGAGCCCGTCACCTGGAAGTGCAATTGCTTGGCGACCGGCACGGCAACTTGGTGCATCTCTACGAACGTGATTGCAGCGTTCAGCGGCGGCACCAAAAGGTGGTGGAACTGGCGCCCGCACCGAACTTGTCGCCTGAAATGCGCGAGGCAATTTGCCAAGCTGCTTTGAACATCGGCCGAGCGGTCGGTCAAGACAGCGGCGGTTATGAGAACGCGGGGACGGTGGAGTTTCTGCTGGATGTCGACAAGGACGAGTTTTATTTCATCGAGGTCAACCCTCGCATCCAAGTCGAACACACGGTCACCGAAGAAGTGACGGGCATCGACATCGTTCGCAATCAAATTTTGGTTGCTCAAGGCCACCAACTGCACGACGACGAAGTTGGTTTGCCGCCGCAGGAAGACATCCGCACGATGGGATTCGCGATGCAGTGTCGCATCACGACGGAAGATCCCGCGGCGGAGTTTCGGCCGGATTATGGACGCATCAGTCATTACCGCAGTGCGGCTGGCTTGGGCGTCCGGTTGGATGCGGGCACGGCGTTCAGTGGTGCCGTGGTCAATCCCTTCTATGATTCCATGTTGGTGAAAGTCACGGCGCGGGCACCTTCGCTGGCGGCTGCCGCTCGGCGGATGGATCGATGCTTGCACGAGTTTCGAATTCGCGGGGTGAAGACCAACATCCCGTTTTTGACTCGGTTGGTGAATCATCCCACTTTTCTGGCAGGCGAAGCGACCACGCGATTGATCGACACGACGCCCGAATTGTTCCGCTTGCCGAAACGACGCGATCGTGCGACGAAGTTGCTGACTTTTTTGGGGGAAACGATCGTCAATGGAAACTCGTTGGTCACGGGACGTCCCCCAGCGGTTCGTCGTGAACCCGCACCGGTTCCGGAAATTCCAACGTCAACCAAGCCGCCTCGCGGGACGGCTGATATTTTTCGCGAAGAAGGCGTCGATGGGTTGGTTCAATGGATCAAACAGCAAAAGGGATTGTTGCTGACCGACACGACGATGCGAGACGCTCATCAATCGTTGTTGGCCACTCGAGTTCGCACGGATGACATGCTGCGGATCGCTCCCGCTTATGCACACTTGGCGTCTCAATTGTTCTCGTTGGAAATGTGGGGCGGTGCGACGTTTGACACGTCGATGCGGTTTCTAAAGGAGTCGCCTTGGCAACGATTGGCGGATCTGCGAGCCGCGGTGCCCAATGTGCTGACGCAAATGTTGCTGCGTGCAAGCAATGCGGTCGGGTACACCAACTATCCTGACAACGTGGTGCGATTGTTCGTTCGCGAAGCAGTTCAGGCGGGAATGGATGTCTTCCGTGTGTTTGACGCGCTCAACTGGGAAGAGAACATGCGTGTCGCAATGGAAGCCGTGATCGAAGAAGGCGGCATCTGCGAAGCGTCGATCTGCTACACCGGCGATCTGCAAGATCCCGGCCGGACGAAGTATGGCTTGAATTACTACGTCGACTTGGCAAAGAAGTTGCAAGCCGGCGGAGCCCATCTGATTGCGATCAAAGACATGGCGGGTTTGCTGAAGCCCGCCGCTGCGGTCAAGTTGCTGCGTGCCTTGCGAGACGAAGTCGATTTGCCGATTCACTTGCACACCCACGACACGGCCGGCATTCAAGCATCGACGTTGATGGCCGCCGCGGGGGAAGGGTTGCAGATTGCGGATGCGGCACTTGCACCGATGTCAGGCGGTACCAGCCAAGTGAACTTGAACACGTTGGTGGAAGCATTGCGTTTTACCGACCGCGAATCTTCTTTGGAAAGCGAGTCATTGACGAAGCTTGCGACCTACTGGCAGGCCGCTCGTGAATTTTACAAGCCATTCGAAAGCGACGTGCTGCCCGCAACGGGTGACTTGTACGACCACGAGATGCCTGGCGGACAGTACACGAATTTGTTTCAGCAAGCCCGGGCGTTGGGATTGGCGGATCAGTGGGCGGGGGTGTGTCGAGCTTACGCCGACGTGAATCGTTTGTTTGGTGACATCGTGAAGGTGACACCGACCAGCAAAGCGGTTGGCGATATGGCTCTCTTCCTGGTCGCGAACGAAATGTCGGCAGAAGAGGTTTTGACCACGGACAAAGCGTTGGCATTTCCGGCGAGCGTGCTGGACTTGATCGGTGGTCGCATGGGGCAACCGCCGGGAGGTTTCCCCGAACCCGTGATGAACAAGATCCTTGGCGATCAAGCTCCGGTCCTGGAACGTCCCGGTGCATCAATGCCTCCGGCGGATTTGGAGGCGGCGAAAGCTCAGGCGGCGGAGCTGACTCAGGAAGCACCGAGCGATCGCGATGCCGTCACGTACTTGCTGTATCCAAAGGTCTTTGAAGAGTACGCCGAACATCGCAACAAGTACGGCGACGTTGCTGCCTTGCCCACACCCAACTTCTTTTATGGGCAGGAACCCGGCGACGAGATCGCGGTCGACATCGAACCGGGCAAGCGTCTGATCGTGAAGTACTTGGCCACAGGGCAGCCCTATCCCGACGGGACGCGAACGGTGTTCTTTGAATTGAATGGCCAACCGCGCGAAGTCGCGGTGGTCGATCGTTCGTTGGACGTTGATGTGAAGGCGGCGGTGAAAGCCGATCCGTCGGACTCAACTCACGTGGCCGCGTCGATGCCCGGCATGGTGATCACCGTCGCCGCTTCCGAAGGCGAAAAGGTGAAGGCTGGCCAAAAGTTGTTGGTCCTGGAAGCAATGAAAATGGAAACGACGATCAACGCGCCAGCCGACGGGGTTCTCGCGAAAGTCCATACGCCTCCGGGAACCCAGGTTGAAGCGGGCGACTTATTGGCGGTCGTTGAGTGA
- a CDS encoding pyrophosphate--fructose-6-phosphate 1-phosphotransferase, whose translation MSIQRVGILTAGGLAPCLSSAIGALIEAYTEQAPDVEIICYRSGYKGLLLGDSFVVDDNSRRNAGILHEHGGSPIGNSRVKLTNVADCVKRGLVSEGQDPLKVAAERLQSDGVDVLHTIGGDDTNTTAADLAAYLAKHDYQLTVVGLPKTIDNDVIPIKQSLGAWTAAEEGAKFFENVVGEHNANPRMLIVHEVMGRNCGWLTAATAAKYRERLQNLNFLPEMGLSQERRDVHGVYVPEMGFDLEEEAKRLRAIMDEIDCVNIFISEGAGVETIVKEMESRGESVPKDAFGHYKLDAVNPGKWFGKQFADMLGAEKTLVQKSGYFSRAAAANPEDIALIGRCAQKAVECAMQGIGGVVGEDEDQNNELRAIEFERIAGGKPFNINASWFGELLSQMGQPKGELLETSH comes from the coding sequence ATGTCGATCCAACGTGTCGGAATTCTTACCGCTGGTGGCTTGGCCCCTTGTTTGTCGTCGGCCATTGGCGCCTTGATCGAAGCCTACACCGAACAGGCTCCAGACGTTGAAATCATCTGCTATCGCTCGGGTTACAAGGGATTGCTGTTGGGCGACAGCTTTGTTGTCGATGACAACTCCCGCCGAAATGCGGGCATCTTGCACGAGCATGGTGGCAGTCCGATCGGCAACAGCCGGGTCAAGCTGACCAACGTGGCCGACTGCGTGAAGCGTGGTTTGGTTAGCGAAGGTCAGGATCCGTTGAAGGTGGCTGCTGAACGGTTGCAGTCGGACGGCGTGGATGTGCTACACACCATTGGTGGCGACGATACAAACACCACGGCGGCCGACCTTGCGGCATACCTCGCCAAGCACGATTACCAACTCACCGTGGTTGGGTTGCCCAAGACGATCGACAACGATGTGATTCCAATCAAGCAAAGCTTGGGCGCTTGGACGGCAGCCGAAGAAGGTGCCAAGTTCTTCGAAAATGTGGTGGGCGAGCACAACGCAAATCCTCGCATGTTGATCGTGCATGAAGTGATGGGACGCAATTGTGGTTGGTTGACCGCCGCCACCGCCGCCAAGTACCGCGAACGTTTGCAGAACCTGAACTTCCTACCCGAAATGGGACTGAGCCAAGAACGACGTGATGTTCATGGTGTCTATGTTCCGGAGATGGGGTTCGACCTGGAAGAAGAGGCCAAACGATTGCGAGCGATCATGGACGAGATCGATTGTGTCAACATCTTCATTTCCGAAGGTGCCGGCGTCGAAACCATTGTGAAAGAGATGGAATCTCGCGGAGAAAGCGTGCCAAAGGATGCCTTCGGACACTACAAGTTGGATGCGGTGAATCCCGGCAAATGGTTTGGCAAGCAATTCGCCGACATGTTGGGTGCCGAGAAAACGTTGGTCCAAAAGAGCGGCTACTTCAGCCGTGCGGCGGCGGCCAATCCAGAGGACATCGCTCTGATCGGTCGTTGTGCCCAGAAAGCGGTTGAATGTGCGATGCAGGGCATCGGCGGCGTCGTCGGTGAAGACGAAGACCAGAACAACGAATTGCGTGCGATTGAGTTTGAACGCATTGCGGGTGGCAAGCCATTCAATATCAATGCGTCGTGGTTCGGAGAGCTGCTTTCACAAATGGGGCAACCCAAAGGTGAGTTGCTCGAAACGTCTCACTGA
- a CDS encoding acyltransferase family protein yields the protein MSESIPSIPSRRHDLDALRGIAMLLGIFLHASIAYAPDAGRGWPVQDTQSSSAVSVFIAMIHGFRMPLFFLLSGFFTMMLFRRRGLSKLIEHRMLRIGLPLVLGMCTIIPAMWIVSGYIQAHPSTVAKAVDEKDLFTPILQDDLAAVEAALGADADVNQRSDQGDTPFLVAAFLGRDDIAQTLLDHGADPEQANHKGERPIDVMRAPWDTTQFVAGMLQIELVQEEVETGRQEIASMMGKSLTLPTNGAAGEMSEADWKGLMFLLFDFPLTGHLWFLWFLCFLVTGFAIATIAIPTFVRVRWNAVTWTRWPSCLLWLVPLTMLPSYFMEHQGFGPATSVGLIPHPSVLIYYTLFFGFGAIYYDANDQAGELGRSWKWTLPISLTLLLGLGWTIRNEMSGLGLLGSLMIQATYAWTVSFGMMGLFRSLFARPSPTMRYLSDSSYWLYLAHLPWVMYLQYWVRDWNVSLLTKFAVVSLVACVSLLISYQVFVRHTPVGWMLNGKRNRKEPNMDNTLGSDSDVVAAQLVSQ from the coding sequence GTGTCCGAATCCATCCCATCCATTCCGTCGCGACGACATGATTTGGACGCCCTTCGCGGCATTGCCATGTTGCTGGGAATCTTCTTGCATGCGTCAATTGCCTACGCCCCCGACGCCGGGCGCGGCTGGCCTGTCCAGGACACCCAAAGCAGTTCAGCGGTCTCCGTTTTCATCGCGATGATTCACGGGTTCCGAATGCCGCTTTTCTTTTTGCTGAGCGGCTTCTTCACGATGATGTTGTTTCGCCGACGTGGCCTTTCCAAGCTGATCGAGCATCGAATGCTTCGCATTGGATTGCCGCTGGTCCTTGGCATGTGCACCATCATTCCGGCGATGTGGATCGTTTCAGGATACATCCAAGCTCACCCGTCCACGGTGGCCAAAGCCGTCGATGAGAAGGATTTGTTCACGCCGATTTTGCAAGACGATTTGGCCGCGGTGGAAGCCGCCTTGGGTGCGGATGCCGATGTCAATCAAAGGTCCGACCAAGGCGACACACCGTTCCTAGTTGCGGCGTTCCTCGGCCGAGACGACATCGCACAAACGCTGCTGGATCATGGTGCGGACCCTGAGCAAGCGAACCACAAAGGGGAACGTCCCATCGATGTGATGCGTGCTCCGTGGGACACCACGCAGTTCGTTGCGGGAATGCTGCAAATAGAATTGGTTCAGGAAGAAGTCGAAACGGGCCGGCAAGAGATCGCTTCGATGATGGGCAAATCACTCACGCTTCCAACCAACGGAGCGGCGGGCGAAATGTCGGAAGCGGACTGGAAAGGGCTGATGTTCCTGTTGTTCGATTTCCCTTTGACCGGCCACCTTTGGTTCTTGTGGTTTCTTTGTTTCCTGGTCACAGGCTTCGCAATTGCCACCATCGCGATTCCCACATTCGTCCGAGTCCGCTGGAACGCGGTGACCTGGACTCGCTGGCCATCCTGTTTGTTGTGGTTGGTTCCGCTAACCATGCTGCCCAGCTATTTCATGGAGCACCAGGGATTCGGGCCTGCCACCTCGGTTGGACTGATCCCGCATCCATCCGTGTTGATCTACTACACGTTGTTCTTTGGATTTGGCGCGATCTATTACGACGCGAACGACCAAGCTGGCGAACTGGGTCGAAGCTGGAAGTGGACACTGCCGATTTCGCTCACGCTGCTGTTGGGACTGGGGTGGACCATCCGAAATGAAATGAGCGGGTTGGGATTGCTGGGTTCGCTGATGATTCAAGCGACTTATGCCTGGACCGTCTCCTTCGGCATGATGGGATTGTTTCGATCGCTCTTTGCCCGTCCCAGCCCAACGATGCGATACCTCTCGGACTCGTCGTACTGGCTGTATTTGGCTCACCTGCCCTGGGTGATGTATCTGCAGTACTGGGTACGAGACTGGAACGTTTCGCTCCTAACTAAATTCGCAGTGGTCAGTTTGGTTGCCTGCGTTTCGTTGCTGATCAGCTACCAAGTGTTTGTGCGTCACACGCCCGTCGGTTGGATGCTCAACGGGAAACGCAATCGAAAAGAGCCGAACATGGACAACACGCTCGGCTCGGATTCGGATGTCGTCGCGGCTCAACTGGTCAGTCAGTGA
- the pdeM gene encoding ligase-associated DNA damage response endonuclease PdeM, translated as MPVSVPLGIELSGHNLELFAGGGLHWPEHQALMVSDLHLGKDATFRRHGIGVPTGASRATLRAVSEMLDASGATELFIIGDLFHARSSLSLDATTVFEAFLRSHSNVAVTLIEGNHDRAVGQLPKDWPIDTVEGTFHLDSIAMTHEPSNLPCDADLLVSGHLHPAHVLNTGGETTGKLPCFWWSNGCLVLPACGRFTGTMKISPKNTDRIWVIADGQVLAV; from the coding sequence ATGCCCGTTTCGGTGCCGCTGGGCATTGAACTATCGGGCCATAATCTGGAGCTTTTCGCCGGTGGCGGACTGCATTGGCCCGAGCATCAAGCATTGATGGTTTCGGACCTGCACCTGGGAAAAGACGCCACGTTCCGGCGTCACGGGATCGGCGTGCCGACAGGAGCCAGCCGTGCCACGCTGCGAGCCGTGTCGGAAATGTTGGACGCCAGTGGTGCGACGGAACTGTTCATCATTGGTGATTTGTTCCATGCCCGCAGTTCGCTGTCGTTGGACGCGACCACCGTGTTCGAAGCCTTTCTGCGAAGTCACTCCAATGTTGCCGTGACATTGATCGAAGGCAACCACGATCGCGCGGTCGGTCAGCTGCCCAAAGATTGGCCCATCGATACGGTCGAAGGCACGTTCCACTTGGATTCGATCGCCATGACCCATGAACCAAGCAACCTGCCGTGCGATGCGGACTTGTTGGTCAGCGGCCACCTGCATCCGGCCCACGTGCTGAACACCGGCGGCGAGACCACGGGCAAATTGCCATGTTTTTGGTGGTCCAACGGTTGTTTGGTTTTGCCGGCCTGTGGGCGATTCACCGGAACCATGAAGATCTCGCCCAAAAACACCGATCGCATCTGGGTCATCGCCGACGGTCAGGTGCTCGCGGTCTGA
- a CDS encoding M24 family metallopeptidase, which translates to MIHSKLIVAASDSTSGSATTSSNASLPQAMAGLADRNANLFRRLGLPLGDPAAWIRLPDGQNIGIVRDLEMDRTRAAGRLDKVHCPADFPPATGTASGDRETASAQSVARFLQLQSIDHVVVDRAFPLIYAWYLGEAGIAISYDDELGVLDRRVKTDQEIDSLRKAQAVTEVVMRQMCETIATADVGSEGRLMLDGQPLTSERVRTMAAEAFMKLEFSMSHGAIAATLPHSADCHHRGSGDLYTGHPIIVDLFPRDEATRYNGDCTRTVVHGTPSENVRAMHAAVVASKEAAESVLFPGRTGEEVQLAVEAVLVNRGYPISRGELTDAPSIQHGTGHGIGLEVHEPILLDHGGGEMLAGEVFTVEPGLYGRQDGGVRVEDMLVVTSDGPVNLNQLQMGLDWNPN; encoded by the coding sequence ATGATTCACTCCAAATTGATTGTCGCCGCGAGCGACTCGACCAGCGGTTCCGCAACCACTTCTTCCAATGCTTCCCTGCCTCAAGCCATGGCGGGCTTGGCCGATCGAAACGCGAATTTGTTTCGTCGTTTGGGTTTGCCATTGGGAGATCCGGCCGCTTGGATCCGTCTGCCGGATGGGCAGAACATTGGCATCGTTCGTGATCTGGAAATGGATCGCACACGAGCCGCGGGACGGCTGGACAAAGTTCATTGCCCGGCTGACTTCCCGCCGGCCACGGGAACGGCCAGCGGCGATCGCGAGACGGCATCCGCTCAATCGGTCGCACGATTCCTGCAATTGCAATCGATTGATCACGTGGTGGTCGACCGAGCGTTCCCGCTGATCTACGCGTGGTATCTCGGTGAAGCCGGGATTGCCATTTCGTACGATGACGAATTGGGCGTCCTGGACCGGCGAGTCAAAACCGATCAAGAAATTGATTCGCTCCGCAAGGCACAAGCGGTCACCGAAGTCGTCATGCGGCAGATGTGCGAAACCATCGCGACGGCGGACGTTGGCTCCGAAGGACGCTTGATGCTCGACGGTCAACCGTTGACCAGCGAACGGGTACGAACCATGGCCGCGGAAGCGTTCATGAAGCTGGAATTTTCGATGAGCCACGGTGCGATCGCCGCGACGCTGCCTCATTCCGCCGACTGTCATCATCGGGGCAGCGGGGATTTGTACACCGGTCACCCAATCATCGTGGATCTGTTTCCGCGAGACGAAGCGACCCGCTACAACGGCGACTGCACACGAACCGTGGTCCACGGCACGCCATCGGAAAACGTGCGGGCCATGCACGCAGCGGTCGTCGCCTCCAAAGAAGCCGCTGAGTCCGTGTTGTTCCCAGGAAGAACGGGTGAAGAAGTCCAATTGGCCGTGGAAGCGGTGCTGGTCAATCGAGGCTATCCGATTTCGCGTGGGGAGCTGACCGACGCTCCCTCCATTCAACACGGCACGGGACACGGCATCGGTTTGGAGGTGCACGAACCGATCTTGCTTGACCACGGCGGAGGTGAAATGCTCGCGGGTGAAGTTTTCACGGTCGAGCCTGGGCTGTATGGGCGTCAAGATGGAGGAGTCCGAGTCGAAGACATGTTGGTCGTGACTTCGGACGGACCTGTCAACTTGAACCAATTACAGATGGGATTGGATTGGAATCCAAACTGA